A stretch of Venenivibrio stagnispumantis DNA encodes these proteins:
- a CDS encoding cytochrome c1, with protein sequence MKELKILLILIVIVLVGYWGIEPYAHSVMHGTIPKPDFSYLDLKKDVITNGDPAQGKELFMQNCASCHSIKKENIPAGIDANTAMASFNVVPPDLSNIGGIVEERFLANFIKNPQEATKYPKFAMPPMAQLSDEQIGDIVAYLKSIANKDLSGETIIKEACSRCHSIKYQKISAETNPENLKAYLGKVPPDLSVIGKAKEEEYLITFINNPQTVLPGTSMPRLGLTKESTEKAVEYLDKIADPHREERNRLSVWVLGYLVILAGLTFAWKKKIWKNIH encoded by the coding sequence ATGAAAGAATTAAAGATTTTACTCATACTGATAGTTATTGTTTTAGTGGGATATTGGGGGATAGAGCCTTATGCCCATAGTGTAATGCATGGAACAATTCCAAAACCTGATTTTAGTTATTTAGATTTAAAAAAAGATGTTATAACCAACGGTGACCCTGCCCAGGGTAAAGAGCTTTTTATGCAAAATTGTGCTTCTTGCCATAGTATCAAAAAAGAAAATATACCTGCAGGTATAGATGCAAATACTGCAATGGCTTCATTTAATGTGGTTCCTCCTGATTTATCTAATATTGGTGGTATTGTAGAAGAGCGTTTCCTTGCTAATTTTATAAAAAATCCACAAGAAGCCACTAAATATCCAAAATTTGCTATGCCTCCTATGGCACAACTTTCTGATGAACAAATCGGAGATATTGTTGCTTATCTAAAATCTATAGCAAATAAAGATTTATCCGGAGAAACAATAATTAAAGAAGCATGTTCCAGATGTCATAGTATTAAATACCAAAAAATATCTGCAGAAACAAACCCTGAAAATTTAAAAGCTTATCTTGGCAAAGTTCCACCTGATTTATCAGTAATTGGAAAAGCTAAGGAAGAAGAATATTTAATAACATTTATAAATAATCCACAAACTGTATTACCCGGAACATCTATGCCAAGACTTGGATTAACAAAAGAATCTACAGAAAAAGCTGTTGAATATTTAGATAAAATAGCTGACCCACATAGAGAAGAAAGAAATAGACTTAGTGTATGGGTTCTTGGTTATTTAGTAATTTTAGCCGGATTAACTTTTGCATGGAAGAAAAAAATCTGGAAAAATATCCATTAA
- a CDS encoding DUF4388 domain-containing protein, with the protein MSYKLELNPLNLMDMLSFIKKSNKNGILAIEKTGTGNYALYFKEGNLIYVRRVDKIFGIYLEIDFNQVLLKENLTKEELYTLSLFRLQEILNLKKGFLSFSSGFIKYDDYPYKYISIEKIIMYLSRKLTKEDLTVIDDEMIFYKPIGYENLVKIAYLTINEEYILNFVDGKRTVKDIINISKKQPYIVKRALYGMYSAGIIKIFVSEKEKNLYIKNLITNTRENPNLFENFIKILSNLEKYQKKKDLKEVIEKLKKM; encoded by the coding sequence ATGAGTTATAAATTAGAATTAAATCCATTAAATTTGATGGATATGCTTTCATTTATTAAAAAATCAAACAAAAATGGAATTTTAGCCATTGAAAAAACCGGAACCGGAAATTATGCTCTTTATTTTAAAGAAGGAAATCTTATTTATGTAAGAAGAGTAGATAAAATATTCGGTATCTACTTAGAAATAGATTTTAATCAAGTTTTATTAAAAGAAAACCTTACAAAAGAAGAGCTTTATACATTATCTTTATTTAGATTGCAAGAAATTCTTAATTTAAAAAAAGGTTTTTTATCTTTCAGCTCCGGTTTTATAAAGTATGATGATTATCCTTATAAGTATATTTCAATTGAGAAAATAATTATGTATTTGAGTAGAAAACTAACAAAAGAAGATTTAACTGTAATAGATGATGAAATGATATTTTACAAGCCTATCGGTTATGAAAACTTAGTTAAAATAGCTTATTTAACAATTAATGAAGAATATATTCTCAATTTTGTAGATGGGAAAAGAACGGTAAAAGATATAATAAATATCTCAAAAAAACAACCTTATATAGTAAAAAGAGCTTTATATGGTATGTATTCTGCCGGAATTATTAAAATCTTTGTATCTGAAAAAGAGAAAAATTTATATATAAAAAATTTAATAACAAATACAAGAGAAAATCCTAACTTATTTGAAAATTTTATAAAAATATTATCAAATCTGGAAAAGTATCAGAAAAAGAAAGATTTGAAAGAAGTTATTGAAAAATTAAAGAAAATGTAA
- a CDS encoding Rieske 2Fe-2S domain-containing protein: MEEEKVSRRDFLLYAMGGWAAVGIAGVLYAMYKTWEPLPEVKAQATVKFDLSSVEPGQIKVVAWRGKPVFVLRRTPDMGSCKDRTVKEEYTVVTGICTHLGCIPNWEADKKIWHCPCHGGEYDACGKNIFGPPPRPLDVPPFKIEGNTIVLGEEGPEYKQMKEKGLTT; the protein is encoded by the coding sequence ATGGAAGAGGAAAAAGTTTCCCGCAGAGATTTCTTGCTTTATGCAATGGGCGGTTGGGCAGCAGTTGGTATAGCCGGTGTATTATATGCAATGTATAAAACATGGGAGCCACTTCCGGAAGTAAAAGCTCAGGCAACTGTGAAATTTGATTTGTCATCTGTGGAACCGGGACAAATAAAAGTAGTTGCATGGAGAGGAAAGCCTGTATTTGTTTTAAGAAGAACTCCGGATATGGGTAGCTGTAAAGACAGAACTGTTAAAGAAGAATACACAGTAGTAACTGGAATTTGCACACATCTTGGTTGTATTCCAAACTGGGAAGCAGACAAGAAAATATGGCATTGCCCTTGCCATGGTGGAGAGTATGATGCCTGTGGTAAAAATATATTTGGACCTCCACCAAGACCTTTAGATGTTCCACCATTTAAAATAGAAGGAAATACTATTGTTTTAGGAGAAGAAGGTCCTGAATATAAACAAATGAAAGAAAAAGGATTGACAACATAA
- a CDS encoding cytochrome b encodes MGKFIDWLDERLAIKELIKVMLTEYYVPKNINFLWSFGVLLMLVMAILFVSGIFLLMYYKPDAHLAFDSVNKTIMMDVEYGWLFRHTHAVGASIMFLVLYIHMARGIYYGSFKKPREIVWITGYILFVLMAATAFTGYLLPWGQMSYWAAQTITTLFEKIPFIGPDLVIWIRGNYIVEDATLTRFFALHVMLLPLLLIIFTAIHLYAVRIAGSNNEDGIELTKEEKKKGKGIPFWPVFMAKEFFVMSVFLIFFFYLVFYNYKFAMDPINFTPADYLQTPMHIYPEWYFLAFYEVLRGFFFSQNLGLIAFVLSMFIAAFLPWLDKSPIVSGKHRPLYKIAFWIFIADFVFLTILGKLPPTGLYAWLGFIGSLIYFAFFISLPIISKIEKRKQNGGIE; translated from the coding sequence ATGGGTAAGTTTATAGATTGGTTAGATGAAAGATTGGCAATTAAAGAATTAATTAAAGTAATGCTTACAGAATATTATGTTCCTAAGAATATCAATTTCCTTTGGAGCTTTGGTGTTCTCTTAATGTTAGTTATGGCTATTTTATTTGTAAGTGGTATATTTCTTTTAATGTATTATAAACCGGATGCACATCTTGCTTTTGATAGTGTAAATAAAACAATAATGATGGATGTTGAATATGGATGGTTATTTAGACATACCCATGCAGTTGGTGCAAGTATTATGTTCCTTGTTTTGTATATTCATATGGCAAGGGGAATATATTATGGTTCATTCAAAAAACCAAGAGAGATTGTTTGGATTACAGGATATATACTTTTTGTATTGATGGCAGCAACTGCTTTTACAGGTTATCTACTTCCTTGGGGACAAATGTCTTATTGGGCTGCCCAAACAATCACGACACTTTTTGAAAAAATTCCATTTATCGGTCCTGACCTTGTTATCTGGATTAGAGGGAACTATATAGTTGAAGATGCCACATTAACAAGATTTTTTGCTTTACATGTAATGTTATTGCCATTACTGCTAATTATATTTACTGCTATCCACTTATATGCTGTTAGAATAGCGGGAAGTAATAATGAAGATGGTATAGAACTTACAAAAGAAGAAAAGAAAAAAGGAAAAGGAATACCTTTCTGGCCTGTATTTATGGCTAAGGAATTTTTTGTTATGTCTGTTTTCTTAATTTTCTTCTTCTATCTTGTATTTTATAATTATAAATTTGCTATGGACCCAATTAACTTCACACCTGCTGATTATTTACAAACTCCAATGCATATCTATCCTGAGTGGTATTTCCTTGCTTTTTATGAAGTGTTAAGAGGATTTTTCTTCAGTCAAAATCTTGGATTAATAGCTTTTGTTTTAAGTATGTTTATAGCAGCATTTTTACCTTGGCTTGATAAATCGCCTATTGTTAGTGGAAAGCATAGACCACTTTATAAAATAGCTTTCTGGATATTTATAGCGGATTTTGTATTTTTAACAATACTTGGAAAACTTCCTCCAACAGGTCTTTATGCATGGCTTGGATTTATAGGTAGTTTAATATACTTTGCTTTCTTTATCTCATTACCAATTATCTCTAAGATAGAAAAAAGAAAGCAAAATGGAGGTATTGAATAA
- a CDS encoding CDP-alcohol phosphatidyltransferase family protein — protein sequence MSALIKNIKPAFEKRTAVLVDFLYKINITPNILTIFGLIFVIIGSIFIVLKQFIIAGIFLSIGNILDAFDGYLARKYNQATKFGAFLDSVIDRFSDAFPLMAISYLLRNNDFIFFISLLSIIFSFMVSYTRARSEGLGIDCKVGIFERPERSIILIIGVFSSFIDIAVIIIAIGSFITFLQRVFYFYKKSV from the coding sequence TTGAGTGCTTTAATAAAAAATATAAAACCGGCTTTTGAGAAAAGAACGGCAGTATTAGTAGATTTTTTATATAAAATAAATATAACACCAAATATATTAACAATCTTTGGATTAATTTTTGTAATTATCGGCTCTATATTTATTGTTTTAAAACAGTTTATAATAGCCGGTATATTTTTGAGTATCGGAAATATTTTAGATGCATTTGATGGTTATCTTGCAAGAAAATATAATCAGGCAACAAAATTCGGAGCATTTTTGGATTCTGTTATAGATAGATTTTCGGATGCTTTCCCACTAATGGCTATTAGTTATTTACTGAGGAATAATGATTTTATCTTTTTTATATCTTTACTCTCTATAATTTTTTCTTTTATGGTAAGCTATACAAGAGCTAGGTCTGAAGGGCTTGGCATAGATTGTAAAGTTGGAATATTTGAAAGACCGGAAAGAAGTATTATATTAATAATTGGTGTTTTTAGCTCATTTATAGATATTGCAGTAATTATAATAGCTATAGGTTCATTTATCACATTTTTACAAAGGGTATTTTATTTTTATAAAAAAAGTGTATAA
- a CDS encoding cytochrome c biogenesis CcdA family protein → MEQNISILAAFLAGILAFISPCVLPIIPGYIAYITGMSAYSQEKRDLSVVYAAIAFVIGFSIVFTALGAASTFVGQILQEYKSVISKIASILVILLGIHFTGFFQWEKAKQILIGFSLISIGLFIFGYIQTNQIFNIYFYIFILSIVLDIFYFAGIYKILYEQKTTEVKKKPPGVFGAFIVGIAFAFGWTPCIGPVLGAILLYASQQETVMQGVYLLFAFSMGLGIPFILTAAAIDRFFKVFNVIKRYFLYIEIAGGILLILMGILLLTGEIEKIGAIFS, encoded by the coding sequence ATGGAGCAAAATATAAGCATCTTAGCAGCATTTTTAGCAGGTATTTTGGCATTTATTTCTCCTTGTGTATTACCAATTATTCCCGGATATATTGCATATATAACCGGTATGTCTGCATATTCTCAGGAAAAAAGAGATTTATCTGTCGTTTATGCAGCAATAGCATTTGTCATAGGATTTTCTATAGTATTTACTGCACTTGGTGCTGCAAGCACTTTTGTAGGTCAAATCTTACAAGAATATAAATCTGTCATCTCAAAAATAGCTTCTATTTTAGTAATTTTACTTGGTATTCATTTTACAGGCTTTTTTCAATGGGAAAAAGCTAAGCAGATATTAATAGGTTTTAGTTTAATATCTATTGGATTATTTATATTCGGTTATATTCAAACAAATCAGATTTTTAATATCTATTTTTATATCTTTATTTTATCTATCGTTTTAGATATTTTTTATTTTGCAGGAATATATAAAATTCTTTATGAACAAAAAACAACGGAAGTTAAAAAGAAACCACCGGGAGTTTTTGGAGCTTTTATTGTTGGGATAGCTTTTGCTTTTGGATGGACACCGTGTATAGGTCCTGTCCTTGGTGCTATATTGTTATATGCATCACAACAGGAAACTGTAATGCAAGGTGTTTATTTATTGTTTGCCTTTTCAATGGGTCTTGGAATACCATTTATCTTGACAGCAGCAGCAATAGATAGATTTTTCAAGGTATTTAATGTTATAAAAAGATATTTCCTTTATATTGAGATAGCCGGTGGAATACTTTTAATATTAATGGGAATACTTCTTCTTACCGGTGAAATTGAAAAAATAGGTGCAATCTTCTCTTGA
- a CDS encoding tetratricopeptide repeat protein, with protein MKKILFFALNAVIFSNSFAFSFSQKENPYKLYGYCKVAKSYGDLENAYKYCQKALEKLPDTPYIYKETIVLSLHLGKKEEALSLLERYKKHFKDNVDTYLFVASVYNRIKDTDKAIATLQEGEKLFPNNPKILSMLVDLYIVKNDLQKAKETLERLIKSSEHDKASAYFLLSRIYLFEQNKEKAIQNLQEVLKLQPENKQAAILLGEIYRQNKQYDEAIKLYNQILEKNPRDLEILNRLFQVYVDKADYQNAEKVINKIIDINPRDKDAVLKKFLLYIKEGKSKEVIQDFENLSKENPDNLFIKFILGMAYENIEDYNKAIQIYNEILQKQPDNKEILERLATAYTLSNNYDKAIETYNKMYLLDPSDYRVLMAMAEVEDKRKNTKRALEIIDEALKIAKDDATLYFMKAIYLDKLNRWEEAEKNLQRALELRQEFPDALNYLGYSYIVREINIDKGIELVRKALLLSPNNPAYLDSLGWGYYKKGNLEEAEKYIKMALDSMPEDPTLNEHYGEILIKKGKIEEGLKYLQKALSIIEKEGEAEPNQKERIIKLINKVKGEK; from the coding sequence ATGAAAAAAATTTTATTTTTTGCTTTGAATGCAGTGATATTTTCAAATAGTTTTGCTTTTAGTTTTAGCCAAAAAGAAAATCCTTACAAACTGTATGGTTATTGTAAAGTAGCTAAAAGTTATGGTGATTTGGAAAATGCATATAAATATTGTCAAAAAGCCTTAGAAAAATTACCTGATACTCCTTATATATACAAAGAAACAATAGTTTTATCATTACATCTTGGGAAAAAAGAAGAAGCATTATCTCTTTTAGAAAGATATAAAAAACATTTTAAAGATAATGTTGATACTTATCTTTTTGTAGCATCTGTTTATAATAGAATTAAAGATACAGATAAAGCAATAGCCACTCTTCAAGAAGGAGAAAAATTATTTCCAAACAATCCCAAGATTTTATCTATGCTCGTTGATTTATACATAGTCAAAAACGACCTTCAAAAAGCAAAAGAAACCTTAGAAAGATTAATAAAAAGTTCAGAACATGATAAAGCATCTGCATATTTTTTGCTATCAAGAATTTATCTTTTTGAGCAAAATAAAGAAAAAGCAATCCAAAATCTACAAGAAGTATTAAAATTACAGCCGGAAAATAAACAAGCAGCTATTTTACTTGGAGAAATTTACAGACAAAATAAACAGTATGATGAAGCTATAAAGCTATATAACCAAATTCTTGAAAAAAATCCAAGAGATTTAGAGATATTAAACAGATTGTTTCAAGTTTATGTAGATAAAGCAGATTATCAAAATGCAGAAAAAGTTATAAATAAAATAATAGATATAAATCCAAGAGATAAAGATGCAGTTTTGAAAAAATTCTTACTTTATATAAAAGAAGGTAAATCTAAGGAAGTTATTCAAGATTTTGAAAATTTATCAAAAGAAAATCCAGACAATCTATTTATAAAATTTATTCTTGGAATGGCTTATGAAAATATAGAAGATTATAATAAGGCAATACAGATATATAATGAAATCCTACAAAAACAGCCGGATAATAAAGAAATCTTAGAAAGATTGGCGACAGCATATACATTATCAAACAATTATGATAAAGCAATAGAAACATATAACAAGATGTATTTACTTGACCCTTCTGATTATAGAGTTCTTATGGCTATGGCAGAAGTTGAAGATAAAAGAAAAAACACAAAAAGAGCTTTGGAAATTATAGATGAAGCCCTGAAAATAGCCAAAGATGATGCAACCCTTTATTTTATGAAAGCTATATATTTAGATAAATTAAATAGATGGGAAGAAGCAGAAAAAAATTTACAAAGAGCATTGGAATTAAGACAGGAATTTCCGGATGCTTTAAATTATCTGGGATATTCTTATATAGTAAGGGAAATAAATATAGATAAAGGAATAGAGCTTGTTAGAAAAGCATTATTATTATCTCCTAACAATCCGGCATATCTTGATAGTCTCGGCTGGGGATATTATAAAAAAGGAAATTTAGAAGAAGCAGAAAAATATATCAAAATGGCTCTTGATTCTATGCCGGAAGACCCTACTCTAAATGAACATTACGGCGAAATTTTAATTAAAAAAGGAAAAATAGAAGAAGGTTTAAAATATTTACAAAAAGCTCTATCTATTATAGAAAAAGAAGGAGAAGCTGAGCCAAACCAAAAAGAAAGAATAATTAAATTAATCAATAAAGTAAAAGGTGAAAAGTAA
- a CDS encoding peroxiredoxin family protein, whose amino-acid sequence MNKFIVFILILINLSFARIKAPDFSLKDENGKTINLQSLKGNVVVLNFWGR is encoded by the coding sequence ATGAATAAATTCATTGTATTTATATTAATTTTAATCAATCTTTCTTTTGCCAGGATTAAAGCACCTGATTTTTCATTGAAGGATGAAAATGGAAAAACAATAAATCTCCAATCTTTAAAAGGAAATGTTGTTGTTTTGAATTTTTGGGGAAGGTGA
- the leuD gene encoding 3-isopropylmalate dehydratase small subunit, whose product MILKGKVWKFKDDVDTDQIIPARYLVTTDPKELAKHVMEDADPTFPQKVKEGDILVAGKNFGCGSSREHAPLAIKGAGISAVIAESFARIFFRNAINLGLLIIESPEIAKEAEEGDILEIDMDNGVVRNLTKNKEYKIRPLPENLKKILETGGLMEYAKDKLATN is encoded by the coding sequence ATGATTTTAAAAGGCAAAGTTTGGAAATTTAAAGATGATGTAGATACAGACCAGATAATACCTGCAAGATATCTTGTAACTACAGACCCTAAGGAACTTGCTAAGCATGTTATGGAAGATGCAGACCCAACTTTCCCCCAAAAAGTTAAAGAAGGAGATATCTTAGTTGCCGGAAAAAATTTCGGATGTGGTTCTTCAAGGGAACATGCACCGCTTGCAATAAAAGGAGCCGGAATATCAGCAGTTATAGCAGAAAGTTTCGCAAGAATATTTTTCAGAAATGCTATAAATCTTGGACTTTTAATCATTGAATCTCCAGAAATTGCAAAAGAAGCAGAAGAAGGAGATATACTTGAGATAGATATGGATAACGGTGTTGTAAGAAATTTAACTAAAAATAAAGAGTATAAAATAAGACCTTTACCTGAAAATCTTAAAAAAATACTTGAAACCGGCGGACTTATGGAATATGCAAAAGATAAACTTGCAACTAACTAA
- a CDS encoding phosphoribosylanthranilate isomerase produces MIIKICGITEENQAKEISQLGADYIGVVLYQKSPRFIPLEKVKKIKNSISDKTKLVAVVVNSSEEEIKEILKIADIVQLHGDEDINFVKKFPKNKVIKALRIKDEEDIKKVEEFIKEGYIVLVDAYKEGEYGGTGKRINLELLEKLKPFEKNIIISGGFSEENIGEILSIMKPFGIDASSKLEIKPGLKDIQKIKNFIKIARELQN; encoded by the coding sequence ATGATTATAAAAATCTGCGGAATAACTGAAGAAAATCAAGCAAAAGAGATATCGCAACTTGGAGCAGATTATATAGGTGTGGTTTTATATCAAAAAAGCCCAAGATTTATTCCTTTGGAAAAAGTAAAAAAAATTAAAAACTCAATTTCAGATAAAACCAAACTTGTGGCTGTTGTGGTAAATTCATCTGAAGAAGAGATAAAAGAGATATTAAAAATAGCTGATATTGTCCAACTACATGGAGATGAAGATATAAATTTTGTAAAAAAATTTCCGAAAAATAAAGTTATAAAAGCATTAAGAATAAAAGATGAAGAAGATATTAAAAAAGTAGAAGAGTTTATAAAAGAAGGCTATATAGTTTTAGTAGATGCATATAAAGAAGGTGAATATGGTGGAACCGGTAAAAGGATTAATTTGGAACTACTGGAAAAATTAAAACCTTTTGAAAAAAATATAATAATATCCGGTGGTTTTTCTGAGGAAAATATAGGAGAAATATTATCTATAATGAAACCATTTGGAATAGATGCATCTTCTAAGCTTGAAATAAAACCCGGATTAAAAGATATACAAAAAATAAAAAATTTTATAAAAATAGCAAGAGAGTTGCAAAATTGA
- a CDS encoding transketolase — translation MADIEKLKEIAKELRRDIITMVYNAQSGHPGGSLSAIDIMTVLYFGGVLRYNPKDPWWEDRDRFVLSKGHASPALYSVLAKAGYFPREELLTYRKTEGYAEDGLSRLQGHPAWQGNKHGLPGVEASTGSLGQGLSFGIGMALSGRLSNKDYRVYVMLGDGEIQEGMVWEAFMFAGHHKLDNLCAIIDNNNLQIDGDVRQIINIHPIKEKLQAFHWHTVEIDGHDYNQIISAFEEAKNTKGKPTCIIAHTIKGKGVSFMENNFKWHGVAPNKEQYEKAMAELS, via the coding sequence ATGGCAGATATTGAAAAGCTTAAAGAGATAGCCAAAGAACTTAGAAGAGATATTATAACAATGGTTTATAATGCCCAGTCAGGACATCCGGGAGGCTCTTTATCTGCAATAGATATTATGACTGTGCTTTATTTTGGTGGAGTTTTGAGATATAACCCAAAAGACCCTTGGTGGGAAGATAGAGATAGATTTGTTTTATCAAAAGGGCATGCTTCACCGGCTTTATACTCTGTTTTGGCAAAAGCCGGATATTTCCCAAGAGAAGAGCTTTTAACTTATAGAAAAACTGAAGGATATGCAGAAGATGGTTTAAGTAGATTACAGGGACATCCTGCATGGCAAGGAAATAAACATGGATTACCCGGTGTAGAGGCATCTACCGGTTCTCTTGGACAGGGTTTATCTTTCGGCATAGGAATGGCTTTATCCGGAAGATTATCAAATAAAGATTACAGAGTTTATGTTATGCTTGGAGATGGAGAAATACAGGAGGGAATGGTATGGGAAGCTTTTATGTTTGCCGGACATCATAAATTAGACAATCTTTGTGCAATCATAGATAATAATAATCTTCAGATAGATGGAGATGTTAGACAGATTATAAATATTCATCCAATAAAAGAAAAACTCCAAGCTTTTCACTGGCATACCGTAGAAATAGATGGACATGATTATAATCAAATAATTTCTGCTTTTGAAGAAGCAAAAAATACAAAAGGAAAACCAACCTGTATAATAGCTCATACAATAAAAGGAAAAGGTGTTTCATTTATGGAAAATAACTTTAAATGGCATGGTGTAGCACCAAATAAAGAACAATACGAAAAAGCTATGGCTGAATTAAGTTAA
- a CDS encoding transketolase family protein yields MAIKSINELPKKAIRDTYGEMLVKLGEIDKNMVILDADLSESTRTHKFHEKFPDRFFNAGIAEQNMIGIAAGLAYSGRTVYASSFAIFLSGRAWEIIRQQIAYNKLNVKLVASHGGVSVGQDGASHQMNEDISLMRTLPNMNVIVPADSIEMEKVMEKIHFIKEPFYVRMGREKFPVIMPEDYQFELGKGYILKEGKDVSVIACGVMVSIALQAAFELEEEGIDVEVINMSSIKPIDKELIIQTAKKTGLIITSEEHSIIGGLGSAVAEVLSENYPVKLIRHGVEDRFAFSGPAWEVMEKLGLSVEGLKKKIKQGLIYK; encoded by the coding sequence ATGGCTATAAAATCAATAAATGAATTACCTAAAAAAGCAATAAGGGATACTTATGGAGAGATGCTTGTTAAACTTGGAGAAATAGATAAAAATATGGTTATATTGGATGCTGATTTATCAGAATCTACAAGAACACATAAATTTCATGAAAAATTTCCGGATAGATTCTTTAATGCCGGCATAGCAGAACAAAATATGATAGGTATAGCTGCCGGTTTAGCATATTCAGGCAGAACTGTTTATGCTTCTTCTTTTGCTATATTTTTATCAGGAAGAGCTTGGGAAATTATAAGACAACAGATAGCATATAATAAACTAAATGTAAAGCTTGTAGCATCACATGGAGGTGTTTCAGTAGGACAGGATGGAGCATCTCATCAAATGAATGAAGATATCTCTTTAATGAGAACTCTTCCAAATATGAATGTAATCGTGCCGGCTGATAGCATAGAAATGGAAAAAGTTATGGAAAAAATCCATTTTATAAAAGAGCCATTTTATGTCAGAATGGGTAGAGAAAAATTCCCTGTAATTATGCCGGAAGATTATCAGTTTGAGCTTGGAAAAGGATATATCTTAAAAGAAGGAAAAGATGTTTCAGTTATAGCTTGCGGTGTAATGGTTTCAATAGCCTTACAAGCAGCTTTTGAACTGGAAGAAGAAGGAATAGATGTTGAAGTAATAAACATGTCTTCAATTAAGCCAATAGATAAAGAACTTATAATACAAACTGCAAAGAAAACCGGATTAATCATAACATCAGAAGAGCATTCTATAATAGGAGGACTTGGCAGTGCCGTAGCAGAAGTTTTATCTGAAAATTATCCGGTAAAATTAATAAGACATGGTGTAGAGGATAGATTTGCTTTTTCCGGTCCAGCATGGGAAGTAATGGAAAAACTTGGATTGTCAGTAGAAGGATTAAAGAAAAAAATTAAACAAGGTCTTATTTATAAATGA